A single genomic interval of Novosphingobium ginsenosidimutans harbors:
- a CDS encoding enoyl-CoA hydratase/isomerase family protein: MSALICEISDHIATITLNRPERMNTISSAMLDELTKTLVAVNEDPAVRVVILTGTGRAFCAGLDLNEASSGEGIGSPNRKFPATIDLRNTPPTVLFAMDKPVICALNGSAAGYGMDLALGCDIRIMADNAKLAAAFVKRGIVPESGGTWFLPRMLGWAKAAEIIFTGRTLSAADCLAEGLANHVVPAEELGAKARAMAEEIAGNAPLAVLASKRMMRMGLEEGFETHVQHVYLQLLPLFASDDFKEGVQSFLEKRPAQFKGR; the protein is encoded by the coding sequence ATGAGCGCCCTGATCTGCGAGATCTCCGATCACATCGCCACCATCACGCTCAACCGGCCCGAGCGGATGAACACCATCTCCTCGGCTATGTTGGATGAGCTGACGAAGACGCTGGTGGCCGTGAACGAAGATCCCGCAGTCAGGGTGGTTATCCTGACCGGGACGGGCCGGGCGTTTTGCGCCGGGCTTGACCTCAATGAGGCGTCCTCGGGCGAGGGGATCGGTTCGCCCAACCGCAAGTTCCCGGCCACAATCGACCTGCGCAATACCCCGCCGACAGTCCTCTTCGCGATGGATAAGCCGGTGATCTGTGCGCTCAACGGCTCGGCCGCGGGCTATGGAATGGACCTGGCGCTCGGCTGCGACATCCGCATCATGGCCGACAATGCCAAGCTTGCTGCCGCCTTCGTCAAGCGCGGGATCGTGCCGGAAAGCGGCGGCACCTGGTTCCTGCCGCGCATGCTCGGCTGGGCCAAGGCGGCGGAGATCATCTTCACCGGCCGGACCCTGAGCGCGGCCGATTGCCTGGCCGAAGGCCTCGCCAACCATGTCGTCCCGGCAGAGGAATTGGGCGCAAAGGCCCGCGCCATGGCCGAGGAAATCGCAGGCAATGCGCCGCTCGCCGTGCTGGCGTCCAAGCGGATGATGCGGATGGGGCTGGAAGAAGGATTCGAAACCCACGTCCAGCACGTTTACCTGCAACTGCTGCCGCTGTTTGCCAGCGATGACTTCAAGGAAGGTGTCCAGTCCTTCCTTGAGAAGCGTCCCGCCCAGTTCAAGGGGCGCTAA
- a CDS encoding acetyl-CoA C-acetyltransferase — protein MAEAYIIDAVRTPRGVGKPGKGALSHLHPQHLAATVLKAIKDRNGIDTSTVDDIIWSTSSQNGKQGGDLGRMAALAAGYDISASGTTLDRFCGGGITSVNLAAATIMSGMEDCVIAGGTEMMSYTASFAAEQANAGIPPRLMGSGNEALDVLHPQSHQGVCGDAIASMEGISREALDALALVSQERAARAIREGRFDHSLITVYNEDGTVALDHEEFPRPETTAEGLAALKPSFAQLADFDIGGTTFRKQINRRYPDLKIEHFHHAGNSSGVVDGAAAILIASPKYAEKHGLKPRGRIVAYANQGDCPTLMLNAPVPAAKKVLEKAGLKVEDIDVWEINEAFSVVAEKFIRDLDLDRTKVNINGGAMALGHPIGATGSILIGTALDELERSGGRYGLVTMCAAGGMAPAIIIERI, from the coding sequence ATGGCCGAAGCCTATATCATTGACGCTGTTCGTACCCCGCGCGGGGTTGGCAAGCCGGGCAAGGGTGCGCTCTCGCACCTTCACCCGCAGCACCTTGCCGCCACTGTGCTCAAGGCGATCAAGGACCGCAACGGGATCGACACCAGCACGGTCGATGACATCATCTGGTCGACCTCCAGCCAGAACGGCAAGCAGGGCGGTGACCTGGGCCGCATGGCCGCGCTAGCGGCAGGCTATGACATCTCGGCCAGTGGCACCACGCTGGACCGGTTCTGCGGCGGCGGCATCACTTCGGTAAACCTTGCCGCAGCGACGATCATGTCGGGCATGGAAGACTGCGTCATTGCCGGCGGGACCGAGATGATGAGCTACACCGCTTCTTTCGCCGCCGAACAGGCCAATGCCGGCATTCCGCCGCGCCTGATGGGTTCGGGCAACGAAGCGCTCGACGTGCTGCACCCGCAGAGCCACCAGGGCGTGTGCGGCGATGCGATTGCCTCGATGGAAGGGATCAGCCGCGAGGCGCTCGATGCGCTGGCGCTCGTCAGCCAGGAACGCGCCGCCCGCGCAATCCGTGAAGGCCGGTTCGATCACTCGCTGATCACCGTCTATAACGAGGACGGCACAGTCGCGCTGGATCACGAAGAATTCCCGCGCCCCGAAACCACCGCCGAAGGCCTTGCCGCGCTGAAGCCCAGCTTCGCGCAGCTGGCCGATTTCGACATTGGCGGCACGACCTTCCGCAAGCAGATCAATCGCCGCTATCCGGACCTCAAGATCGAGCACTTCCACCATGCCGGCAATAGCTCGGGCGTGGTCGACGGCGCGGCTGCGATCCTGATCGCCTCGCCCAAATATGCCGAAAAGCATGGCCTGAAGCCGCGCGGCCGGATCGTCGCCTATGCGAACCAGGGCGATTGCCCCACGCTGATGCTTAATGCCCCGGTTCCGGCAGCCAAGAAGGTGCTGGAAAAGGCCGGTCTCAAGGTTGAGGACATCGACGTCTGGGAAATCAACGAGGCCTTCTCGGTCGTCGCCGAAAAGTTCATCCGCGACCTCGATCTTGATCGGACCAAGGTCAACATCAACGGCGGCGCGATGGCGCTGGGTCATCCGATCGGCGCTACCGGCTCAATCCTGATCGGCACCGCCCTGGATGAGCTGGAGCGTTCGGGCGGCCGGTATGGCCTGGTCACCATGTGCGCCGCTGGCGGCATGGCCCCGGCGATCATTATCGAACGGATCTGA
- a CDS encoding acetyl-CoA acetyltransferase: protein MNPDLLPVIVGVGQINDRPENPLDGRDPVTLMADALRAAEADAGATLLTDADWIGVVAQIAFPEITDASGPVAEALGASHAELVQSKGPNGDSPILLLNEAANKIGAGEIKIALVTGAEALRTAGARKAAVQGGKKVDALRDATHRVKVGYAQSHGLVVPTDVYPLYENALRAHLGQTLAEGQAESGEIWSRFSEVAASNPAAWIRKPVSAAEVITPGDNNRPIAFPYTKFQVANAAVNQGAGFIVMSAGEARRRGIAEDKWIYVGNGAAAHESNSFLARDGYVHSAGMEVSIRKTMELNQLSVADLDAVELYSCFPCVPKMARRVLGWPVDKAATVFGGLTFGGGPIGNYMSHAVASMVEKLRGTGGTGLLFANGGYATHNHTIAVSTAPIPAASFPRSFDFQAEADAARGPVPELDHDYTGAATVESYTVFYDREGQPRSGVVVARTGEGKRTLAHVPTNDVATIARLQGEGAEPVGASGTITAGEPLRTWSFA, encoded by the coding sequence ATGAACCCCGACCTGCTGCCCGTCATCGTTGGCGTCGGACAGATCAACGACCGGCCGGAAAACCCGCTGGATGGCCGCGATCCGGTGACGCTGATGGCCGATGCCCTGCGCGCGGCCGAGGCGGATGCGGGCGCCACCCTGCTGACCGATGCGGACTGGATCGGCGTTGTCGCACAGATCGCCTTTCCGGAGATAACCGATGCCAGCGGCCCGGTCGCCGAAGCACTGGGGGCCAGCCATGCCGAACTGGTCCAGTCAAAGGGCCCCAATGGCGACAGTCCGATCCTGCTGCTGAACGAGGCCGCCAACAAGATCGGCGCAGGCGAGATCAAGATCGCCCTGGTGACCGGGGCCGAGGCCCTGCGCACCGCTGGCGCGCGCAAGGCTGCGGTCCAGGGCGGCAAGAAGGTCGATGCGCTGCGTGACGCCACGCACCGGGTGAAGGTGGGCTATGCCCAGAGCCATGGGCTAGTCGTCCCGACCGACGTCTACCCGCTTTACGAGAACGCGCTGCGCGCTCACCTGGGCCAGACGCTGGCCGAAGGACAGGCTGAGAGCGGCGAAATCTGGAGCCGCTTTTCGGAGGTCGCCGCCAGCAATCCGGCGGCCTGGATCCGCAAGCCGGTCAGCGCCGCGGAGGTGATCACGCCGGGTGACAACAACCGCCCGATCGCCTTTCCCTATACCAAGTTCCAGGTCGCCAATGCGGCGGTCAATCAGGGCGCCGGGTTCATCGTGATGTCAGCCGGCGAAGCGCGGCGGCGCGGCATTGCCGAGGACAAGTGGATCTATGTCGGCAACGGCGCAGCGGCGCATGAATCGAACTCGTTCCTGGCGCGCGACGGCTATGTCCACAGTGCCGGGATGGAAGTTTCGATCCGCAAGACGATGGAGCTCAACCAGCTATCGGTTGCGGATCTCGACGCGGTCGAGCTCTATTCCTGCTTCCCCTGCGTGCCGAAGATGGCGCGGCGGGTGCTCGGTTGGCCGGTCGACAAGGCCGCGACCGTGTTCGGCGGGCTGACCTTTGGCGGCGGGCCGATCGGCAACTACATGAGCCACGCGGTCGCCTCCATGGTCGAGAAGCTGCGCGGCACCGGCGGTACGGGTCTGCTCTTCGCCAATGGCGGCTATGCCACCCACAACCACACCATCGCGGTCAGCACCGCGCCGATCCCGGCGGCCAGCTTCCCCCGCTCCTTCGATTTCCAGGCCGAAGCCGATGCCGCGCGCGGCCCGGTGCCGGAACTGGATCACGACTATACCGGCGCTGCGACGGTCGAGAGCTATACCGTGTTCTACGACCGTGAAGGGCAGCCGCGCTCTGGCGTGGTGGTGGCGCGCACGGGCGAAGGCAAACGCACCCTCGCCCATGTGCCGACCAATGATGTCGCGACCATCGCCCGCCTGCAGGGCGAAGGGGCAGAGCCCGTGGGGGCCAGCGGCACGATTACTGCCGGCGAACCCTTGCGGACCTGGAGTTTCGCTTAG
- a CDS encoding NAD(P)H-dependent flavin oxidoreductase translates to MAIKTRITELLEIEHPIVQGGMQWVGVAEMASAVSNAGGLGILTGLTQPSAEALAAEIERCRGMTDKPFGVNMTVFPTINPPDYKAYTQAIIDSGVKIVETAGTPAVRELWEMMKPHGIKILHKCTAVRHALSAERAGVDVISIDGFECAGHPGEDDIPGLILIPAAADKVKIPMLASGGFGDGRGLAAALALGADGINMGTRFTATVEAPIHQAFKDAMVAGDERSTDLIFRTFRNTARVAKNEISQQVVAAEREGKDFSAVADLVKGVRGREGLQTGDTNHGIWSAGMIQGLIHDIPTCEVLVNRIVKDAEAIIKGRLAGMVS, encoded by the coding sequence ATGGCCATCAAGACCCGCATCACCGAACTGCTCGAGATCGAGCATCCGATTGTCCAGGGCGGCATGCAGTGGGTGGGGGTGGCCGAAATGGCCAGCGCCGTGTCCAATGCCGGGGGCCTGGGCATTCTGACCGGCCTGACCCAGCCCAGCGCCGAAGCGCTCGCTGCCGAGATCGAGCGCTGCCGCGGCATGACCGACAAGCCGTTCGGCGTGAACATGACCGTGTTCCCCACGATCAACCCGCCAGACTATAAGGCCTATACCCAGGCGATCATTGATAGCGGGGTGAAGATCGTTGAGACCGCCGGTACGCCCGCCGTGCGCGAGCTGTGGGAAATGATGAAGCCCCACGGCATCAAGATCCTGCACAAGTGCACCGCTGTGCGCCACGCCCTTTCGGCCGAACGCGCCGGGGTTGATGTGATTTCGATCGACGGATTCGAATGCGCCGGTCACCCGGGCGAAGATGACATTCCCGGCCTGATCCTGATCCCCGCTGCTGCTGACAAGGTGAAGATCCCGATGCTGGCCTCAGGCGGCTTTGGCGATGGGCGCGGCCTCGCCGCCGCACTCGCGCTGGGTGCCGACGGGATCAATATGGGCACGCGCTTTACCGCGACGGTCGAAGCACCGATCCACCAGGCCTTCAAGGACGCGATGGTAGCGGGCGATGAACGCTCGACCGACCTGATCTTCCGCACCTTCCGCAACACCGCGCGCGTGGCGAAGAACGAGATCAGCCAGCAGGTCGTCGCCGCCGAGCGCGAGGGCAAGGACTTCAGCGCCGTGGCCGATCTGGTCAAAGGCGTGCGCGGCCGGGAAGGACTGCAGACCGGCGATACCAATCACGGCATCTGGTCAGCCGGCATGATCCAGGGCCTGATCCACGATATCCCGACCTGCGAAGTGCTGGTCAATCGAATCGTCAAGGATGCCGAGGCGATCATCAAGGGCCGCCTCGCCGGGATGGTGAGCTAA